One Aphidius gifuensis isolate YNYX2018 linkage group LG3, ASM1490517v1, whole genome shotgun sequence DNA window includes the following coding sequences:
- the LOC122853514 gene encoding chaoptin-like produces MFEVSRTADNHRNLIDFTHNKIKTIESGAFNGSHIEVIYLYGNEYYGDDALSEDLNNDTRLYLHYQPYEIAINKKETQIQQTELVDKLSYRTSERCYFSDNHLFKICKVSTSLSSVKQLVPNMWTPSSLEIIDNEILSIDLSYNDISLIENGAFVNLKNLAHLYLHHNDKLIKDTMTWNVMESQIETRCQLHDNLKLCFKHNSISSVNVYEEKIARPLSFAVFVEVRIRGIRIICDDFITSISPNAFKDSNIKTELKTLIIYRKRKNRFVLYPGSFEGLTVLENLIIDVGVIELKVGLLDSLKSLKYLKIEPNEMLTQIKTVESGAFNESHIEAIYLYDNKYYEDDDVFSWDLNNNTRVYLHYQPYETAIHQEASSSLSSVKPLVPNMWTPSSLEIIDDEILSIESNVFSCLDKLEFLSITNSSLETISSGAFDGLSKLQSLEIISSRLTRIHRNTFEMLTNLNRLSLSNNTIKVIADESLMNNKLLSILDLSFNSLESIHEKTFNGANINNLDLSYNNISLIENGAFANMTNLDHLNVDHNNKLVKDTMTWNIMESQIETRCQLHDNLKLCFKHNSISSVNVYEGKIARPLSFAVFVEVRIRVYIIRIICDDFITSISPNAFKDSNIKSELKTLIIYRKRKNGFVLYPGSFEGLTVLENLIIDVGVIELKVGLFDSLKSLKYLKFKPNEMLTGVFLGQVLANLTNLKTLEIFNNDSIGICDSPFSDILPLSITELCYTNGQIDKLEKYSFICLPSLENITITNTELKDVQQYAFSRLDNLKYINLAFNRIQSIPSDVFGYLEKLIKLELNNNKINEIDDNAFAMNNNDNLRLVNLSYNEVSIVNRYMFPHIKCNQLDLSNNKIGIIEDAAFERSLINDIYLFDNPYIVPNRNAWMVANHTFVFPKKISYAAIRCQSKQPNNCVSCHYNCLQRQDRETIEPAVKI; encoded by the exons ATGTTTGAAGTATCTCGAACAGCTGACAATCATAGAAA CTTAATTGATTTTACACATAACAAGATTAAGACAATTGAAAGCGGTGCATTTAATGGATCTCATATTGAAGTGATCTATTTGTATGGCAATGAATACTACGGAGATGATGCTCTTTCTGAggatttaaataatgatacaagGCTATATCTACATTATCAACCATATGaaattgcaataaataaaaaagaaacacaaaTTCAACAAACTGAGTTAGTGGATAAACTTTCATATCGTACATCTGAACGTTGTTATTTTAGtgataatcatttatttaaaatttgcaaaGTATCAACATCATTGAGTTCAGTGAAACAGCTGGTACCTAATATGTGGACACCTAGTTCACTTGAAATAATAGacaatgaaatattatcaattg atttatCATATAATGATATTTCTCTGATTGAAAATGGTGCATTtgtcaatttgaaaaatcttgCACATTTATATTTGCATCATAATGATAAACTGATAAAAGATACTATGACTTGGAATGTTATGGAATCTCAAATTGAAACAAGATGTCAATTACATGATAATCTGAAACTTTGTTTCAAGCACAATTCTATATCATCTGTCAATGTATATGAGGAAAAAATTGCTAGACCTTTAAGTTTTGCAGTTTTCGTCGAGGTACGTATTAGAGGAATACGAATCATTTGTGACGATTTCATAACATCAATTAGTCCAAATGCATTTAaagattcaaatattaaaacagaattaaaaacattgataATCTATAGAAAACGTAAAAATAGATTTGTTCTCTATCCTGGATCATTTGAAGGCTTGAcagttttagaaaatttaataatcgaCGTTGGAGTAATTGAACTTAAAGTTGGTTTACTTGATTCGTTGAAATCTttaaaatatctgaaaattgAACCAAATGAAATGTTAACACAA ATTAAGACAGTTGAAAGCGGTGCATTTAATGAATCTCATATTGAAGCGATTTATCTGTATGACAATAAATACTAcgaagatgatgatgttttttCTTGGGATTTGAATAACAATACAAGGGTTTATTTACACTATCAACCATATGAGACAGCAATACATCAAGAG gcatcatcatcattgagtTCAGTAAAACCGCTGGTACCTAATATGTGGACACCTAGTTCACTTGAAATAATAGAcgatgaaatattatcaattg AATCGaatgttttttcttgtttgGATAAACTTGAATTTCTTTCTATAACCAACAGTAGTCTTGAAACAATTTCATCTGGAGCATTTGATGGTCTAAGTAAACTTCAAAGTTTAGAAATAATATCCAGTCGATTGACTCGAATTCATCGAAATACATTTGAAATGTTAACCAACTTGAATAGACTCTCATTGagtaataatacaataaaagtTATTGCTGATGAATCacttatgaataataaattattatcaatacttGATTTAAGTTTTAATTCACTAGAATCCATACACGAAAAAACATTTAACGGCgcaaatattaacaatttagatttatcatacaataatatttctcTGATTGAAAATGGTGCATTTGCCAATATGACAAATCTCGATCACTTAAATGTagatcataataataaactggTAAAAGATACTATGACTTGGAATATTATGGAATCTCAAATTGAAACGAGATGTCAATTACATGATAATCTGAAACTTTGTTTCAAGCACAATTCTATATCATCTGTCAATGTATATGAGGGAAAAATTGCTAGACCTTTAAGTTTTGCAGTTTTCGTCGAGGTACGTATTAGAGTATATATAATACGAATCATTTGTGACGATTTCATAACATCAATTAGTCCAAATGCATTTAaagattcaaatattaaatcagaattaaaaacattgataATCTATAGAAAACGTAAAAATGGATTTGTTCTTTATCCTGGATCATTTGAAGGTTTAACAGTTTTAGAAAATCTAATAATCGACGTTGGAGTAATTGAACTTAAAGTTGGATTATTTGATTCTTTGAAATCTCTAAAATATCTGAAATTCAAACCAAATGAAATGTTAACTGGAGTATTCCTTGGACAAGTATTGGCAAAtcttacaaatttaaaaaccttggaaatttttaacaatgattCTATAGGTATTTGTGATAGTCCATTCTCAGACATTTTGCCACTATCAATAACTGAACTTTGTTATACAAATGGTCAAATCGATAAATTAGAAAagtattcatttatttgtttaccaTCTCtagaaaatataacaattaccAACACAGAATTGAAAGACGTTCAACAATATGCATTTAGTcgacttgataatttaaaatacattaactTAGCATTTAATAGAATCCAGTCTATTCCTTCTGATGTTTTTGGTTAtcttgaaaaattgataaaacttgaactaaataataataaaattaacgaaATTGACGATAATGCATTTGctatgaataataatgataatttgcGTTTAGTCAATTTGAGTTACAATGAGGTTTCAATCGTCAATAGATATATGTTTCCACATATTAAATGTAATCAGCTGGATTTGTCCAACAACAAAATCGGTATCATTGAAGATGCTGCATTTGAAAGAtctttaattaatgatatatatctatttgatAACCCTTATATTGTTCCTAATAGAAACGCATGGATGGTGGCTAATCATACGTTTGTATTTCCTAAAAAGATATCATATGCTGCAATTCGTTGCCAATCAAAACAACCAAATAACTGTGTCAGCTGTCATTACAACTGTCTTCAACGTCAAGACAGAGAAACTATTGAACCTGCCGTTAAAATTTGa
- the LOC122853515 gene encoding toll-like receptor 3, producing the protein MGPQNQEIFCEPPKPWEEYQTCFVGRWTSLIPIDKQIEKLEKIRLTSDIVNIIKNDAFKPFYLSATTLILDLPDQEIIVEPDAFKAMSQLTTLEINNAIVPLTVENFELNEESFTGLEKLEVLKLRTKSIPFEKSVFYPLKSLIFLEISIDLSYNNISLIENGAFANLTNLDHLHVDHNYPSLTKDLVAWSITESQIDTECQRHNTLEICFKHNSISSVNVFEEKIARPSTFGAFIEIHTREIRFTCGDFVTSISPNAFKDSNIKSELKTLKIYRKRRNGFVLYPGSFEGLTVLENLIIDVGVIELKVGLFDSLKSLKYLKFKPNEMLTGIYLGQVLANLTNLKTLEIFNNDSISICQSPFSNQLPQSITELCYTNGQIDTIETASFMCLPSLENITITKTQLAVVERYAFDGLDNIKYINLSFNRIHLIDLTHNNIETIESGAFNGSQIKVIYLYDNKLDEEDDAIYGDLDNKTRLYLNYQPNEISSTSLISVKQLVPVLDLSFNSLQSIHEKTFKGENIKNLDLSYNNISLIENGAFANMTSLDHLHVDHNNPSLTEDLVAWSIMESQIDTECQRHNTLEICFKHNSISSVNVNEEKIARPSTFGAFIEIHTREIRFTCDDFVTSISPNAFKDSNIKSELKTLKIYRKRRNGFVLYPGSFEGLTVLENLIIDVGVIELKVGLFDSLKSLKYLKFKPNEMLTGVYLGQVLANLTNLKTLEIFNNDSIGICDSPFSDILPLSITELCYTNGQIDKLEKYSFICLPSLENITITKTRLAVVEYAFDILDNLKYINLAFNQIRQLDLSNNKIGIIEDAAFEGTSINDIYLFDNPYIILNRHAWMVSRYTLLFSNKISYTAIRCQSKQQNKCITCHYNCLQPQDRALIEPIVMS; encoded by the exons ATGGGACCACAAAACCAAGAAATTTTTTGTGAACCACCAAAACCATGGGAAGAGTACCAAACTTGCTTCGTAGGTAGATGGACATCTTTGATACCAATTGACAAGCAGATAGAGAAGTTGGAAAAAATTCGTTTGACGAGTGATATTGTCAACATCATTAAAAATGATGCTTTTAAACCGTTTTATTTATCAGCAACTACACTGATACTTGATTTACCTGATCAAGAGATAATCGTCGAACCAGATGCATTTAAAGCAATGTCGCAACTTACAACATTGGAAATAAATAACGCCATAGTTCCACTGA CAGTAGAAAACTTTGAACTCAATGAAGAATCATTTACCGGATTAGAGAAACTCGAAGTTCTTAAACTCAGAACCAAATCAATTCCCTTTGAAaaatctgtattttatccacTTAAATCATTGATATTTCTTGAAATTTCAATAG atttatcatacaataatatttctcTGATTGAAAATGGTGCATTTGCTAATTTGACAAATCTCGATCATTTACATGTGGATCATAATTATCCTAGCTTGACAAAAGACCTTGTTGCTTGGAGTATTACAGAATCTCAAATTGATACGGAATGTCAACGACATAATACACttgaaatttgttttaaacatAATTCTATATCATCCGTCAATGTATTTGAGGAAAAAATTGCCAGGCCATCAACTTTTGGAGCTTTTATCGAGATACATACTAGAGAGATACGATTTACTTGTGGTGATTTCGTAACATCAATTAGTCCAAATGCATTTAaagattcaaatattaaatcagaattaaaaacattaaaaatctATAGAAAACGTAGAAATGGATTTGTTCTTTATCCTGGATCATTTGAAGGTTTAACAgttttggaaaatttaataatcgaCGTTGGAGTAATTGAACTTAAAGTTGGATTATTTGATTCTTTGAAATCTCTAAAATACCTGAAATTCAAACCAAATGAAATGTTAACTGGAATATACCTTGGACAAGTATTAGCAAAtcttacaaatttaaaaaccttggaaatttttaacaatgattCTATAAGTATTTGTCAAAGTccattttcaaatcaattgcCACAATCAATAACTGAACTTTGTTATACAAATGGTCAAATCGATACCATAGAAACGGCTTCATTTATGTGTTTACCATCTCtagaaaatataacaattaccAAAACACAATTGGCCGTTGTTGAGCGATATGCATTTGACGgacttgataatataaaatacattaactTGTCATTTAATAGAATCCA tttaattgatttaacacATAACAATATTGAAACAATTGAAAGTGGAGCATTTAATGGATCTCAGATTAAAGTGATCTATCTGTATGACAATAAACttgatgaagaagatgatgcTATTTATGGGGATTTAGATAACAAAACAAgactatatttaaattatcaaccaAATGAAATA TCATCAACATCATTGATTTCAGTGAAGCAGCTGGTACCCG tacTTGATTTGAGTTTCAATTCACTACAATCAATACATGAAAAAACATTCAAAGgcgaaaatattaaaaatttagatttatcatacaataatatttctcTGATTGAAAATGGTGCATTTGCCAATATGACAAGTCTCGATCACTTACATGTGGATCATAATAATCCTAGTTTGACAGAAGATCTGGTTGCTTGGAGTATTATGGAATCTCAAATTGATACGGAATGTCAACGACATAATACACttgaaatttgttttaaacatAATTCTATATCATCTGTCAATGTAAATGAGGAAAAAATTGCCAGGCCATCAACTTTTGGAGCTTTTATCGAGATACATACTAGAGAGATACGATTTACTTGCGACGATTTCGTAACATCTATTAGTCCAAATGCATTCAaagattcaaatattaaatcagaattgaaaacattaaaaatctATAGAAAACGTAGAAATGGATTTGTTCTTTATCCTGGATCATTTGAAGGCTTGACAgttttggaaaatttaataatcgaCGTTGGAGTAATTGAACTTAAAGTTGGATTATTTGATTCTTTGAAATCTCTAAAATATCTGAAATTCAAACCAAATGAAATGTTAACTGGAGTATACCTTGGACAAGTATTAGCAAAtcttacaaatttaaaaaccttggaaattttcaacaatgatTCTATAGGTATTTGTGATAGTCCATTCTCAGACATTTTGCCACTATCAATAACTGAACTTTGTTATACAAATGGTCAAATCGATAAATTAGAAAagtattcatttatttgtttaccaTCTCTGGAAAATATAACCATAACCAAAACACGATTAGCAGTTGTTGAATATGCATTTGatatacttgataatttaaaatacataaacttGGCTTTTAACCAAATTCG CCAGCTAGATTTGTCCAACAACAAAATTGGTATCATTGAAGATGCTGCATTTGAAGGAACTTCAATTAAtgatatatatctatttgatAATCCTTATATTATTCTTAACAGACACGCATGGATGGTATCTCGTTatacacttttattttcaaacaaaatatcATATACTGCAATACGTTGCCaatcaaaacaacaaaataaatgcaTTACCTGTCATTACAACTGTCTTCAACCACAGGACCGGGCACTTATTGAACCTATCGTTATGAGTTAA
- the LOC122851307 gene encoding putative helicase mov-10-B.1 encodes MTRLTEIEQVIYRKSKGDVLNSVKAPSQLNTTIPDDLNTILKHYNKQPLPGMTEDARNYWQILRSLKYYSLENLKPDMYWYLFKLLLYIEQHRGIVEMKKFTLWNQKIHKSSYRKDEFVIHVPGLSEDRPSLRAKDIIMITGTDTSLALNDRCVITYVGSNYITVKPSIKFQQMLKPEHSFNIEFEYSDWTSDVQHNVLNVAHDNELHKFVFPIAQPIPPINHQPIEWINPTVSKNLEQQQAVINILAKSSRPAPYLVFGPPGTGKSTTLVEAITQIYHRNSNHKVLICTPSNSAADEIAKRLLNSSIPENIIYRMYSASKNHESIDESIKACSNFATNEAVFITKKVFITKKIVITTLATCIRIRTYELREDHFEYLFIDEAGQATEPETLIPMLVMAGEEGRSISGQVVIAGDPKQLGPVCQSPLSEYLLGISMLERLMMKEPYVKIPGVGYDPNYVTKLIKNYRSHPSILHVPNELFYDNDLVAMGGKDTTKGCDWLHLPNKKFPIIFHAVTKANETRESNSPSVCNLTEINIIMEYIDKLLKTKLGNKKVEECDIGIVTPYALQRNKIHATLNNKNLKNISVGTVETFQGQERDIIIISTVRTVLYHHNNTYHPGFLSNPKRFNVAITRAKALLIVIGNPMVLKYDNNWREFMEYCKSNGACRGTIFDLKKCLNRAQLRSMLAKKHEAIPINPDTPMPVVEDPRSAFNYDDEVEDKPPRIMKIPIGPLPKNYSPFIDEDGIYHVIKEEVDEEEEEDEDGREDDEYEEEDEEVNHDDDDEVWVSSSDDDEVWESSGDYSDDNEYYRSSDETDSSTSSQIDTTSNEFHSANTSASSEANKPIEIPTQNKISLALFNQKIANLII; translated from the exons atGACTCGTTTAACAGAAATTGAGCAAGTAATCTATCGAAAAAGCAAAGGTGACGT cCTTAACAGTGTTAAAGCACCAAGCCAACTGAACACTACAATTCCTGATGATTTAAATACTATCCTCAAGCATTACAATAAACAACCACTTCCAGGAATGACTGAGGATGCTAGAAATTATTGGCAAATTTTAAGAAGTTTAAAATACTATtctcttgaaaatttaaaaccagACATGtattggtatttatttaaattacttttatacATTGAACAACATCGTGGAATagtagaaatgaaaaaatttactttgtgGAATCAAAAGATACATAAATCATCGTATCGTAAAGATGAATTTGTGATACATGTACCTGGATTGTCTGAAGACAGACCATCTCTACGTGCCAAAGATATTATTATGATCACTGGAACTGATACATCTTTAGCACTTAATGATCGTTGTGTTATTACATATGTTGGTAGTAATTATATTACAGTAAAACCATCGATAAa atttcaACAAATGTTAAAACCAGAACATTCATTTAACATTGAGTTTGAATATTCAGATTGGACAAGTGACGTTCAACATAATGTTCTTAATGTAGCTCATGATAATGAATTGCATAAGTTTGTTTTTCCAATTGCTCAGCCTATTCCACCAATAAATCATCAACCTATTGAATGGATAAATCCAACTGTATCAAAAAATCTTGAACAACAACAAGCAGTTATAAATATTCTTGCTAAATCATCACGTCCAGCACCTTATCTTGTATTTGGTCCACCTGGAACTGGTAAAAGTACAACACTTGTTGAGGCAATAACTCAAATATATCATCGTAATTCAAATCATAAAGTTCTTATTTGTACACCATCAAATTCAGCAGCAGATGAAATTGCTAAAAGATTATTAAATAGTTCAATAccagaaaatataatatacagaATGTATTCAGCatcaaaaaatcatgaaagtattgatgaatcaataaaagCTTGTTCAAATTTTGCAACAAATGAAGCTgtttttattactaaaaaagtatttataacaaaaaaaattgttattacaaCACTTGCAACATGTATACGTATTCGTACTTATGAATTACGTGAAGatcattttgaatatttatttattgatgaagcTGGACAAGCAACAGAGCCAGAAACATTAATTCCAATGCTTGTAATGGCTGGTGAAGAAGGAAGATCAATAAGTGGACAAGTTGTCATTGCTGGTGATCCAAAACAATTGGGACCAGTTTGTCAATCACCACTGAGTGAATATTTACTTGGAATTTCAATGCTTGAAAGATTAATGATGAAGGAACCATACGTAAAAATTCCAGGTGTTGGATATGATCCAAATTAtgttacaaaattaataaaaaattatcgttCACATCCATCAATTTTACATGTACCAAATGAACTTTTTTATGACAATGATTTAGTTGCAATGGGAGGTAAAGATACAACAAAAGGCTGTGACTGGTTGCATctaccaaataaaaaatttccaataatttttcatgctGTTACAAAAGCAAATGAAACACGTGAATCAAATTCACCAAGTGTTTGTAATTTAACTGAGATTAATATCATAATGGAATACAttgataaacttttaaaaacaaaattaggaaataaaaaagttgaagaatGTGATATTGGTATTGTAACACCATATGCACTTCAACGtaataaaattcatgcaacattaaataataaaaatcttaaaaatatatcagttGGTACTGTTGAAACATTTCAAGGTCAAGAACgtgatattataataatatcaacagtAAGAACAGTTTTGTATCATCATAATAACACATATCATCCTGGATTTTTATCAAATCCAAAAAGATTTAATGTTGCAATAACAAGAGCAAAAGCATTATTGATTGTCATTGGTAATCCCATGGTTTTAAAGTATGATAATAATTGGCGAGAATTTATGGAGTATTGTAAAAGTAATGGTGCTTGTCGTGGTACAATTTTTGAtcttaaaaaatgtttaaatcgTGCACAGCTTAGATCAATGCTTGCTAAAAAACATGAAGCAATACCAATTAATCCAGATACACCAATGCCAGTTGTGGAAGATCCAAGATCAGcttttaattatgatgatgaagtTGAAGATAAACCACCAAGGATAATGAAAATTCCAATTGGACCATTGCCTAAAAATTATTCGCCATTTATTGATGAAGATGGAATCTATCATGTAATAAAAGAAGAagttgatgaagaagaagaagaagatgaagatggAAGAGAAGATGATGAATATGAAGAAGAAGACGAAGAAGttaatcatgatgatgatgatgaagtaTGGGTTTCAtcatcagatgatgatgaagtaTGGGAATCATCAGGTGATTATAGTGATGATAATGAGTATTATCGTAGCAGTGATGAAACAGACTCTTCCACAAGTAGTCAAATAGACACTACTTCCAACGAATTTCATTCAGCAAATACATCAGCATCCAGTGAGGCTAACAAACCAATTGAAATTCCaactcaaaataaaatttcacttgctttatttaatcaaaaaattgctaatttaattatataa
- the LOC122851310 gene encoding oxygen-dependent coproporphyrinogen-III oxidase: protein MVSQTLFRVIQSYSQCNPRLKKLLYYGLGSSVVGLTIYKSHNHQAFATKAQLNISNFMAEPITSTIDLQKNAGDMKTKMELLIMKIQSDFCRSLESIEKDEKFKVDRWLRKEGGGGITCVLQDGTVFEKAGVNISVVHGSLPPGAVQQMRARGKKIDSGTLPFFATGVSAVIHPRNPMVPTIHFNYRYFEIYNNDGSVQWWFGGGTDLTPYYLNEDDAKHFHKTLKDACDKHDPSYYKKFKDWCDKYFFIQHREESRGLGGIFFDDLDTPSQEEAFKFVESCAESVVPSYVPLVEKHKDDGYGLAERQWQLLRRGRYVEFNLIYDRGTKFGLNTPGARYESILMSLPLTARWEYMNEPDKNSKEGQLMEVLKNPKDWLNINK from the coding sequence atggTATCACAAACATTATTTAGAGTAATACAAAGTTACAGTCAATGTAATCCAaggctaaaaaaattattatactatgGCTTGGGATCATCTGTTGTTGGTTTAACCATCTACAAAAGTCATAATCATCAGGCATTTGCCACTAAAGCACAATTAaacatatcaaattttatGGCAGAACcaataacatcaacaattgatttacaaaaaaatgctGGTGATATGAAAACAAAGatggaattattaataatgaaaattcaatcaGATTTTTGTCGTTCACTTGAATCAATTGagaaagatgaaaaatttaaagttgatCGTTGGTTAAGAAAAGAAGGAGGTGGTGGTATAACATGTGTACTTCAAGATGGTACAGTATTTGAAAAAGCTGGTGTTAATATATCAGTTGTACATGGCTCATTACCACCAGGTGCTGTTCAACAAATGCGTGCAcgtggtaaaaaaattgatagtgGTACATTGCCATTTTTTGCAACTGGTGTAAGTGCTGTTATACATCCAAGAAATCCAATGGTACCaacaatacattttaattatcgttatttcgaaatatataataatgatggtaGTGTACAATGGTGGTTTGGTGGTGGTACCGATTTAACaccatattatttaaatgaagatGATGCTAAACATTTTcataaaacattaaaagatGCATGTGATAAACATGATCcatcatattataaaaaatttaaagattggtgtgataaatatttttttatacaacacAGAGAAGAATCAAGAGGTCTTGgtggtatattttttgatgatttagatACACCAAGCCAAGAAGAAgcatttaaatttgttgaatcaTGTGCTGAATCAGTTGTACCATCATATGTTCCACTTGTTGAAAAACATAAAGATGATGGATATGGTTTGGCTGAAAGACAATGGCAGCTATTACGAAGAGGAAGATAtgtagaatttaatttaatatatgataGAGGTACTAAATTTGGATTAAATACACCAGGTGCTAGATATGAAAGTATATTGATGTCATTGCCATTAACTGCTCGTTGGGAATACATGAATGAAccagataaaaattcaaaagaaggACAACTTATGGAAGTGCTGAAAAATCCAAAAGACTGGTTAAATATtaacaagtaa
- the LOC122851308 gene encoding uncharacterized protein LOC122851308, with product MSELSRSIAIELISGWSTKEVIDILQKNDLEDCCSAVQKRQIDGDELLHLTEGKLALWKRDLSRPQIRNLWSFVEMLNQTPQKFVSPSVISQHREEPTSDSGSWGTDFEDDDDEDSEKSNNQQQHNQNDTSYIPERSLNFRNSLLMFQKPDKLNEHLKSSEKQENIPETIYNNCDNNETNYQTENAHMNSKDNDNISSKKKLNTCSLVKNLSISSSSVYQEIHTGVLQKPQDVKKNLKSPEKSDELPRPPTMLTNFDLVANLPTKAEESEDEYEQFDEQIIIENQKKFASCNSINGSIESFVGSKTDSSADSREKDEEIYESITETPEDTAYHCLPNQSSFMKESPPPLPAKPLVPVDVSTMPKKLNENERTPDKKSSMLDIRATRPLPPPPEKQSYMDCSWFHNVSREQGIALIKERPFNGYFLLRPSSSNPNNPLALVLWFKDRVYNVPVRKRSDNRYALGSPKVNEQTFLSIEDIVKFHSREALMLNSGGVQTGSTKLTETPPGGGYFKK from the exons atgtcagaATTATCACGTTCAATTGCAATTGAATTGATATCTGGCTGGAGCACAAAAGAGGTGATTGACATTCTTCAAAAG aatGACCTTGAAGACTGCTGTTCAGCTGTGCAAAAAAGACAAATTGATGGAGATGAACTcttg cacttGACTGAAGGAAAATTAGCACTATGGAAACGAGATTTATCACGACCACAAATACG aaatttatgGAGTTTTGTCGAAATGCTCAATCAAACACCACAAAAATTTGTATCTCCATCTGTAATTTCACAACACCGAGAAGAGCCAACAAGTGATTCTGGCTCTTGGGGTACAGATTtcgaggatgatgatgatgaagacagtgaaaaatcaaataatcaaCAGCAACATAATCAAAATGATACTTCCTACATTCCAGAAAGAAGTTTAAATTTTCGTAATAGCTTGTTGATGTTTCAAAAacctgataaattaaatgaacatttaaaatcatcggaaaaacaagaaaatatacctgaaacaatttacaataattgtgataataatgaaacaaattaTCAAACTGAAAATGCACATATGAATTCCaaagataatgataatatttcatcaaaaaaaaaattaaatacttgttcattagttaaaaatttaagtatttCTTCATCCTCTGTTTATCAAGAGATACATACTGGAGTTCTACAAAAGCCTcaagatgttaaaaaaaatttaaaatcacctGAAAAATCTGATGAACTACCACGTCCACCGACAATGCTTACAAACTTTGATCTCGTTGCAAATTTACCAACAAAAGCTGAAGAAAGTGAAGATGAATACGAGCAATTTGatgaacaaataataatagaaaatcaaaaaaaatttgctagtTGTAATTCAATTAATGGATCAATTGAAAGTTTTGTTGGTTCAAAAACAGACAGTAGTGCTGACAGTAGAGAAAAAGACGAAGAAATTTATGAATCAATAACTGAAACACCAGAAGACACAGCGTATCATTGTCTTCCAAATCAATCGTCATTCATGAAAGAATCACCTCCTCCATTGCCAGCAAAACCACTTGTTCCAGTTGACGTATCAACAATGCCAAAGAAACTTAATGAAAACG aACGTACACctgataaaaaatcatcaatgcTGGATATAAGAGCAACGAGACCTCttccaccaccaccagaaAAACAGTCTTATATGGATTGTTCATGGTTTCACAATGTCTCAAGAGAACAAGGAATTGCATTGATCAAAGAAC gaCCATTTAATGGATACTTTTTGCTTAGACCATCATCTTCAAATCCAAATAATCCTTTGGCTCTTGTTCTTTGGTTTAAAGATCGTGTGTACAATGTCCCTGTTAGAAAAAGATCTGATAAtag atatgcTTTAGGATCACCAAAAGTCAATGAACAAACATTTTTAAGTATTGaagatattgttaaatttcatTCACGTGAGGCGTTGATGTTAAACAGTGGTGGTGTTCAAACTGGAAGCACCAAGCTCACTGAAACACCACCAGGAGGTGGATactttaaaaagtaa